The genomic DNA CAAAACCTCCTCCGTGAATCCAATCTCCGAAAATGGATACAATTAAGTCGGCCCAAATTGACACCCCAACATGCTTCTCAACGCCTAGAATGGGCAAAGAGGTATGAATCTTTTACTTCAAATGATTGGGCACAAGTTAAATGGAGTGACGAGTGTACAGTGGAGAGAGGAATCAGGAAAAGACCGATATGGACATTCACAAAACCCTCGGATCAAATTAGGCTTGGTGATGTCCACACTAAACCATGTGGAAAAGGCATAAAGCAGATGTTTTGGGCTGCCTTTGGAGCCTCTATAAGAACTGGCTTAATCCCTCTTGATGGGCATCCTGATGCTCAGCGTGGAGGAGTTACAGCAAGGATAATCAGCATTTTATATCGGTCTTTCTTACCTGATTTACTCCAGCCTGGCGAAGTCTTCATGCATAATAACGCACCTGTCCACACTGCAGGCATTGTACAAGAAGTCCTTGATGAACTAGGCGTGAATGTCATGGTCTGGCCACCGCATTCACCAGATCTTAATCCTATTGAGAATCTTTGGGCATTGATGAAGCAAAAGATCTATTAACTCTACCCTGAATTAGAGTATGCACCAAATACAGAGGCATCTAAAAGATTATTGATTCGGGCAGCCCAAGAGGCGTGGCATGTAATTGAGGATAGGGTATTAGTTAGTCTGTCAGAGAGCATACCTAACCGCGTACATGCAGTCATCGATGCAAATGGCTGGTATATGGATTATTAGAACCGGCAGTATATTATAGAATATTGTTTGGTTTCGCAAGGCCATGCTCACCAACTGATCACCCCAACGCTCACCCTCGACTCTAAAGGCATCACCCCAATTACCTGAACCCAACTAGTGCTCACCCAGACATCACCCTTAGAGCAGCAACGAAAAAAGGGCAAAAATGACGGTTTGCCGCACTTAACATGTGGCTTGTGTACGGTCAAAAGTAGGGTGAGTACCCCTAAAGGGTGCGAGGTGGTGTCAACTTTTGGCGCTCGCGCGACTAGCGTGGGTGCTCTATAGAGGGGTGCGATACTCCACGGCCACTCACACCCGGTGCGAAACACCCACTCTACCCCTGTCCAGGCGCTGGCATCATCAATATGGCGGTCAGTTGTGGCCATGTCTTTGTCTCATGTCAAATAATCTAGATTAAGTTCGGTTGAAGTTCCAGTCCGCTTCTGAGATCAATCTGGTTCCAAGGAGCTTGCTCGAGGCTCCCAGGGACACAGCCGACTATCCTATGAGCTAGGCTGAGATCCACAGGGATTGAGAGCTCCCATGGCCAACCCTCATATCAGGGTTTAGTTTTGGAACCATGGAGGTATGGATAATATCTTCTATAATCTCTAGTTTTATTTCCCAAAGGCCTAGTGTATGGAGTTGACTGCATAAGCACCTTTTCGATAgtaaatttttttttctccagACCTTTCATGTTCACTTCCAGATACAAGTCCATAAATCTACCTTCATCGACTACTTGTGACCTAAGAGTATTGCCATGGTCGTCACGGGCTCGGTCTAGTAGATAAAACGAGCTACTATTCCCAATCGTAACTAGATGGCCAtaagacgagaatatcggccctggagaggaaggaaaggaagaagtcATGGCGGCAAGATAAAGAAAACCAGgtgaattcatctgattgcttgcTAGTTGAAAAGTTGGCTACAGCTAACAAAGCAAGTACAGAGAAAGACAGACGCAAGTAAACAGTATGatagccatatcatccctgcttcttgtcaattctttagatgcacagacatcataAGAGCTTTCTGATGGTTATGCAGCTGCAATACGGAATAATCATTGGCAAACACAGCATGCCACAGCTTAGGCTCCGAGAACTCTATCAAGTTGTTAGTGAAATAAATTAAACTAAACACTGGGTAAgaacacacctttggttggtaaagaagtcgcacagtcaattatgatccaatccttgaccattttctcctccagccagggatgatattttccaccctccttgaatcgagagatatgctCATTCACTTCAATATGATCTCTCAACAACTCAAtggcccatttcttttctggaatatagaaatccactcgaccatctctggttcttgaccattcagAGGATATCGGTacaccttgccctgctgTATGGACAAATCCCCTGTAGAATTCAGCTTGATACTGTgcttccacaggtctgggttgtgatgcagttgacatctttttgccctcagctgagTTCCTTAAGttcatgatggagaatttgctgagaatctctttgcataatttctgtagtgagtcaaatctggcaggcagggGTTTTGATATCATGCCAATCgaatattcaatgtatctaagatggtcagtTCAGAACGACAATAGGGACATGTgagaattacttttcatgtaagcgtgatggcagaactgcaatatcatcaccatccagagctaccctgtgaatccaaccatTCTGATAACAGAACCTGATGTCTGCATCATTCAGATTGAAGGGAACACTTCCTTCCTCTGTAATTTTGTTCAATATGTTCGAAATCTTGCTTGTGCACCTCTTTATATGAGGGAAAGAGCGATCAACCGACTCTGTACTAAGCTTATCAAAGACCTTGGCggtgtcctccaggaaccggatgacatgatcttccGTCAAGGTTCTAATAATCCCATGTTTGATGTCATGGCGGTAGTTCtgaaactgttagcttctCAACTTAGATAAAGCTCTTCACCATGCCTCACTATTAGGGGGTGAGGGAGACAtcaaaataaaaaataaTTTGGCACATACCTGAAAAATTACATTGACTAGGGATTCAACCGCTCCTGGATGACCACCTGATAGCACAAATATGTAGTCCAGGGCATCTTCATCAAAACTGAATTGTTGCTTTTGCTTAGACAGAAACCTAATCAATCGTGAAacaacatccttgaactcttcgTTGCTGTAAAATAAGCCTATAGATGGTGAGCCTGGCTGGCTTTGTGGCGTCAATGAGATGCGTTGTTTGTTGGCAAGGGTaactggagtgaagaatgtttgatctgggcctgtgCCTGGACTGCcataagagcagaaaagacatagtcgaaaatCATATGCACAGACAGACTTCTGTCTCGCTTTGAAAATCGTGTTCCAGAGCACTGTATCACTGTAAGTCTTCTGTGcctcatcgacgagaatCACAGTGTCTGATGTCACAACCCAAGAAAGATCCTGTTCTGATTGCAATGAAGTTGTGGTATAACTAGTGGTGAAGGCACCTTCTAGTTctttattattttttttgaCAAGCTCGATAAAACTGCCCCAAGGATTTTCAGAATCAAGTTTTTCCCAGTCTGTGATCAAGAAagcctttcttccctctttgtgATAGTAGTCCCTCAGAAGTTGAGAGAGACATGTTTTgccactggctggagttccacgcacatggactatgttcacatcatccaaaatggctgcAAGTTTGGACACTGTATGCTCTCGAGGACATATTAACGGATCCACTGCAATGGACTGTGTCTGAGGTATATTCACTGTGACGTTTGATTGTTAACTCCAAGCATGAAAAGATCATTGAGAATGAGATACTCTCACCACTTTGTGATTCAGAATGCTTCCGTTTCCGTGTAGTTGTATCTCCGCTcatcacaacaacaatatccacatctggatccttgctttcggggaagagtgggttggtcgtgatcattcggcgtggacgtagaaattcaccatcatcaatcctGAACTTCTCTTCATGATTGAGTTGCACCACAGGGCTGTAGAGCTTGAGATCACTGTAGTGAGGTATGGTATTCTTGATTTTTTCCCTGATTTCTTCCCagatcttctttttgagagtGTTGATATTATCTTGGTCTGCAACACATTCCACAGGAAATGACTTCTGAAGACCATCGGATAAAGCGCACCATAACTCACGAGTACgcggtcgagacattgtcaaagattgaattgggttgagcacccagctggtgatggcggcggcCATTGGAAGATAAGGACtagaagtgcacctgcctgatgtGAAAAAGAAGTGCACTTGCCTAAATTAAGAACAagaaatgcacctgcctgaccaAACAACACTGTAAGAGGAGAGGTTGCTGACGGCCTTTTTACACAGAGGCAAGTGATATGTGTCAGTTTTCCATCCAGGATTATTTTACGTCAGTTGAGAAAGAAGCTTGCAGGGAATAGAATGTAgtgagatgagagatgatcattatgatcattagagatgAATGCTAAAGACCTGCCGCCTGTgccgccaaggaatgtgagcatgtgatgttagtgtgttgattggttgattgattgattatgTCATACGCCGTCCCGGAGCACTAACTAACGTATTTCCCAAGCGAGCCGCCACCCCAAGCGAGCCGCCAGCAGTTATATACCATGTAAATGGCACTTTTAAGCCTGCCATATCTCAACAACAAAGTAGCTAGATAAAAtggtgaaaaaaaaattaaaaaTAATGATCCAATTCCTAGCCCAATATATATACTATTCACATCCTAA from Aspergillus chevalieri M1 DNA, chromosome 1, nearly complete sequence includes the following:
- a CDS encoding crinkler effector domain-containing protein (COG:S;~EggNog:ENOG410PPVP;~InterPro:IPR027417) yields the protein MAAAITSWVLNPIQSLTMSRPRTRELWCALSDGLQKSFPVECVADQDNINTLKKKIWEEIREKIKNTIPHYSDLKLYSPVVQLNHEEKFRIDDGEFLRPRRMITTNPLFPESKDPDVDIVVVMSGDTTTRKRKHSESQSVNIPQTQSIAVDPLICPREHTVSKLAAILDDVNIVHVRGTPASGKTCLSQLLRDYYHKEGRKAFLITDWEKLDSENPWGSFIELVKKNNKELEGAFTTSYTTTSLQSEQDLSWVVTSDTVILVDEAQKTYSDTVLWNTIFKARQKSVCAYDFRLCLFCSYGSPGTGPDQTFFTPVTLANKQRISLTPQSQPGSPSIGLFYSNEEFKDVVSRLIRFLSKQKQQFSFDEDALDYIFVLSGGHPGAVESLVNVIFQNYRHDIKHGIIRTLTEDHVIRFLEDTAKVFDKLSTESVDRSFPHIKRCTSKISNILNKITEEGSVPFNLNDADIRFCYQNGWIHRVALDGDDIAVLPSRLHEKYIEYSIGMISKPLPARFDSLQKLCKEILSKFSIMNLRNSAEGKKMSTASQPRPVEAQYQAEFYRGFVHTAGQGVPISSEWSRTRDGRVDFYIPEKKWAIELLRDHIEVNEHISRFKEGGKYHPWLEEKMVKDWIIIDCATSLPTKEFSEPKLWHAVFANDYSVLQLHNHQKALMMSVHLKN